The Thermacetogenium phaeum DSM 12270 genome segment AATCACCTTCTGGCGGTTCGGCCCGTACTTCAGATAGAGGCGCAAGATTCCCTGCTTGCCGTCGTCCACAACCTCGTAGGTCTTGATAAATCCCTCTCTCTTCATGATTTCCGCCAGGGACTTTTTCATATTCGATGCAGGCACTTCCACGCGTTCCCGATAAACCTGGTTTGCATTGCGAATCCTTGTCAGGAAATCTGCAATGGGATCCGTCATCATCTTCTTCAACCTCCTTAGTGCCGTCTTACCAGCTGGCTTTGACAACCCCGGGGATCTCACCCCTAGAGGCAAGCTCCCGGAAACAGATACGGCACATTCCAAATTTGCGCAGGTAAGCGCGTGGCCTGCCACAAAGAGGGCACCTGTTGTAAGCCCTGACTGTGAATTTAGGCTTTCTCCGCTGCTTCGCAATAAGCGACTTTTTGGCCACCTATTTCCCTCCTTTTTCATCCCGATTTATTCCCGGAAAGGCATCCCCATGAACCTCAACAGCTCCCGAGCTTCTTCATCGGTTTTCGCCGTTGTGACGATGGTTATATCCATGCCGCGCACTTTATCGATCTTGTCGTACTCAATCTCCGGGAAGATCACCTGCTCCCTCAAGCCAAGGGTGTAATTCCCCCTGCCGTCAAAGGATCTCGCCGAAACCCCGCGAAAGTCCCGGACACGCGGCAGCACCACGTTAACCAGCTTTTCCATAAAATCATACATTCGGTCACCGCGCAGGGTGACCTTGCAGCCGATCTTCATCCCCGCCCGCAGCTTGAATGCTGCAATTGATTTTCTGGCCTTCGTAACGATCGGGCGCTGACCTGTGATCTGCGCCAGATCGTTCACCGCAGCCTCCAGGGCCTTGGGGTTCTGAATCGCTTCGCCTACCCCCATATTGATAACTATCTTCTCCAAACGGGGAGCTTCCATCACGTTGCGGTAGTTGAACTTCTTCATCAGCTGGGGGATGACTTCGCTGCGGTAGCGTTCTTTTAGACCCATCTGCTGCTCCCTCCTTTACCATAACCACTACTTATCGATAATTTCCCCGCACCTCTTACACGCCCGATAGTATCTGTCGTCGACCAGTTTCTTGGCAACCCTGGTAGGCTTGTCGCACTTGGTGCAGACAAGCATCACGTTGGAGCTGTCAATGGGCGCCTCTTTCTCAACAATACCTCCCTGAGGGAGGGCCTTTGTCGGCCTGGTGTGTTTTTTAACCACATTTACCCCTTCCACTATAACCTTTCTCCGGGAAGGGATGGCCTGCAGCACCTTTCCCCTTTTGCCGGCGTCTTTGCCGGTCAGGATGTAGACTGTATCCCCTTTGCGAACATGCAGCTTGACCTGAGACATGGTTTCACCTCCGCTCCTAGAGGACCTCTGGCGCCAGGGAAATTATCTTCATAAAATCCTTTTCGCGCAGCTCACGC includes the following:
- the rpsH gene encoding 30S ribosomal protein S8; its protein translation is MMTDPIADFLTRIRNANQVYRERVEVPASNMKKSLAEIMKREGFIKTYEVVDDGKQGILRLYLKYGPNRQKVISGLKRISKPGLRVYVKKDEIPKVLGGLGVAVISTSKGLMTDKQARQEGLGGEVICYIW
- a CDS encoding type Z 30S ribosomal protein S14, whose amino-acid sequence is MAKKSLIAKQRRKPKFTVRAYNRCPLCGRPRAYLRKFGMCRICFRELASRGEIPGVVKASW
- the rplE gene encoding 50S ribosomal protein L5; its protein translation is MGLKERYRSEVIPQLMKKFNYRNVMEAPRLEKIVINMGVGEAIQNPKALEAAVNDLAQITGQRPIVTKARKSIAAFKLRAGMKIGCKVTLRGDRMYDFMEKLVNVVLPRVRDFRGVSARSFDGRGNYTLGLREQVIFPEIEYDKIDKVRGMDITIVTTAKTDEEARELLRFMGMPFRE
- the rplX gene encoding 50S ribosomal protein L24, whose protein sequence is MSQVKLHVRKGDTVYILTGKDAGKRGKVLQAIPSRRKVIVEGVNVVKKHTRPTKALPQGGIVEKEAPIDSSNVMLVCTKCDKPTRVAKKLVDDRYYRACKRCGEIIDK